CACGAGGTTTTTGAGGTGGCTTATTTAAACCACAGCTACCAACTGATGAAAAACGGCGTGGAGCGCCTGGAAGAAGGCCTCGCCAACCGCGCCACGGTTTACCCGCAAAAGGTGGCCCGCGCCGCGCTGCAGCGCCACGCGGTGTATGTCGTCATCGCGCACAACCACCCCACCGGCGAGCTGGAGCCCTCCCAGCAAGACCTTCGCCTGACGACCGCCATCAAAGCCGCCTGCGACGCCGTGGGCATCAATTTACTCGATCACATCATCGCGACCTCCGACGGCGCGACGTCCTTCCTCGACCGCGAACTGCTCTAGGGCAGCGTCCCGCTGCACCGGTTGATTTGCCCATTGGGCAAATGGGATTTTACGGTTATATCGATTGCCGTGAAAGCTGTAGCGATAGCTTACTCCTCGCGCTGCCTAGCATGCTGAAGGCGTGCGCGGTTGGCTTTAGCCATCCGCATGTTGGCGATGCATTGCCTTTCGGCCTTAAATACATGTCGGCCACTAAAGTGACCGACCTACGCCACTCTGATGCTGTGCGGCGCGAGCTCATCGCTTAGCGGGGCAGGCGCGCCTGCGCTACCTAAATATTAAGAAGCCATCCGCGTTTAATCCGCGTTCATCCGCGGCTAAACCCCTGCTGCCTTAGGCGAAGCGCAGCTTGGGATTCATCGCGGCCTGGACGATTTCAGCGAGCATGTTGAGCACGACGAGTAGCGTCGCGTAAAAAAGCGCGCAGCCGATCACGAGCATCGCGTCGCGGTTGATCGCTGCCTCGACAAAGAACCGGCCCAGGCCCGGAATGCGGAAAATCGTTTCCACGACGAAGGAGCCGCTGATCAGGCCTGCCGCGGCCGGCCCGAGAAAGGAAATTACGGGCAGGATGCCGTTGCGCAAACCATGCACGCCATAGACGCGCCAACCGCTGACGCCCTTGGCCAGCGCAGTGCGCATATAGTCCATGTTGCGCACCTCCAGCATGCTGCCGCGCGTTAGCCGTGCGAGGTAGGCCGCGTAAAACAAGCCCAGTGTCAGCGAGGGCAGCACCCGGTCACTGGCGAAGGTCCACCCGGACACGTTAAACCACTGCAGATCGAGCGCGAAATAGAGAATGAGCAGCGGTCCGATGACAAACGTGGGCAGGCAAATGCCGAGCATCGCGAGGCTCATGGGCAGGTGGTCGGTCAGTGTGTGTGGTCGCCAGGCTGCGAGCACACCAGCGCTGACGCCGATCAGCATCGCAATGACCAGCGAGTAAAAGCCGAGCTCCAGCGAGATGGGAATTTTCTGCGCCATGAGCTCGTCGACATCCCAGCCGGTGTAGGTCGTGGAAACGCCAAGGTCGCCATGCAGCAGGCCGCGGTATTCGCCGTTGGGGCGCGGCGACACACCCAGGAACTGCCCGTATTGCACGAGCATGGGCTGGTCGAGGCCGTATTGTTTTTCCCAGGCTTCGCGAATGTGGGGGGCCACTTCCTTCTCCTTGTCAAACGGGGTGCCGGGCGCAGCGCGCATCATAAAGAACGCCATCGTCGCCAGGATAAAAAGCACCGGGATTGTCTCGAGTAGGCGTCTGAGAAGTAGCTTGGTCATGCGCAGGGACAACATGGCAAACGCCGAGCCGGCATCCAAGCGGATTTTTTGGAAGTGATGACGCGGAAAGGGCGGGCGAATTAAAATTAACCGATTGGTTAATTATTTTCTTGCGCGAAGGTGTGTCCCTATAGATATTTAACCACATGGTTAATAGTTCTATCGACCTCAACCTGATTTTCTCGGCGCTGGCCGATCCGACCCGGCGCGAAATTTTGACTGTGTTGCGCGCCGGGCAACAAGCGGTGTCGGACTTGGCGTCGCGTTTTTCGATGTCAGCCCCCGCTGTGAGCAAGCACCTCCGCGTTTTGGAGCGGGCGGGTTTGCTTAGTCGCGAAAAGGCCGGTCGCACGCATTGGATATCACTCGACGCCGAGCCACTGGCCGAGGCCAACGAGTGGATCGAGCGTTACCGCATTTTCTGGGAAAGCAATTTCGACGCTTTGGATCGCTACTTGGAAGAGACCGATCCGGGCAATGAATCATTCAACAAAGAATCCACATCCAACCAACACAAATAATGACCACCATACTCGAAGCCACTGATAACACCCTCCAACTTCAACGCACGTTTAAGGCGTCCATCGATCGCGTCTGGGCGGCATGGACCGACCAAAACCAGGTTTACCGCTGGTTCGGCTGCCCCGATTCCAAGGGCCTGCGCGCCACGGTCGATCTGCAAGTCGGCGGCGTTTATTCCGTGACGCTGTTCACCCACGGCAAAGAGATGACCATGGATGGCAAGATCACCGAGCTGGCTGCGCCGAACCGCCTGAAGCTTAGCTGGCGCTGGGTGGGCGATGCGGAAATGGAGCAGCTGCCCGTGACCGAAATTTTAATTGAAATGTCGAGCGTTGCCGAGGGCACGCAGGTTAAGCTGACCCATACCGGCTTCCCCAATGCCGACGTTTGCAACGAGCACCAGAAGGGCTGGACTGCGAGCCTCGAACGCGTGGGCGATTTCGTGGACAGTGCCGAGGCGGAAATTTTCGCCGCGATCGAGCAGTGGGATGCCGCGGTGGCCAAGAAGGACGGGGCCGAAATTATCAAGGACTACGTTGCCGACGCCTCGTTGTTCGACATCGGCAGCCAGGTCGACAGCGCGCAGGGCATCAAGGAACTCTGGGAGCATTGCTTCCCGTTTTTCGGCGACACGATCACCGTGCACCGCAAGGACGTGAAGATAAAAGTCATGGGCGAGTCGGCCTTGCTCACCTGCTTATCGCGCTGCACCGGTATGCAGATCCCCGAGGGGCAGGAGACGGACATGATGAAGTCTTGGTTCCGCACCAGCGTGGTTTACCAAAAGATCGACGGTCAGTGGAAAGTCATCCACGAACACATTTCCATGCCGATCGACTGCATGCAGGAAAAGCCCGCCTACATCCTCGACTAAGCCAATTACTCTGCATCGCAAAGTTCAACGAAAAGGCGGGGCGCTATGCTCCGCCTTTTTACTGCTGCGGTAAGCTGATGTAAAACGTGCTGCCTTTGCCGAGTTCGCTTTCGACGCTGATCTGGCCGCCATGTTGCTCCACGGCTGCCTTACAGAAAGTCAGGCCCAGGCCGATGATTTCGTTCTTCGATTTTTTGCCGGAATCACCCACCGAATATTTTTCAAAAATCGACTTTCGCTCCTTCTCGCTGATGCCGGGCCCGGTGTCGCTAACGGCGAAGACCACGTGGCCATTCTCACTGTAGGCGCTCAGAGAAACCTTGCCACCCTTTGGCGTGTATTTAAACGCGTTGACGAGGATGTTTTGCATGGTGCGGCGAAGGATGCCCTCGTCGGCCTGGATAGTATTTAGCTTGTCTGAGACATCCGCGGTGAAGGTGATTGAACTGGCCTTGGCGGTCATCTCCTCGCGTTCGATGATCGGAGTCAGGAACTCAACGGCGTTCAGCGACTTTTTTTCCACATTGAGGTGCGTGAGCCGCATTTTGTTCGTTTCGAGAATCTCGCCGAGCAGGTAATTCATTTGGCGACAGCTGTCCTCGCAAATGCTGATGGCTTCGCGGTCGGTGTCGGTCAGTGCGCTCGAGTCCGCGAGCATTGAGAGGCCGCCGGTTATGCCAAAGAGCGGGTTGCGCAGGTCGTGCAGCATCATCTGGATTAGCTCGTCATTGCGGGCTTCAGCTTCCTTCAGTTGCTGGTTGGTTTGCTCGAGTTCACGGGTCTTACGGCGCAGGTCGATTTCGTGCCCGACGACGTGTGCGAGGTCGGCGATTTCGTTGATTTCCTCATCGGACCATTTGCGCGGCTTGGTGTCGATAACGCAAAATGAGCCCAGCACATTGAAGCGGCCTGAGCGAATCGGAACGCCCAAATAGGCGATCACGTTGAGGTCTTCGATGGCACCGTTGTCACACAGTCGCGGGTCCTTGCGGGCATCCTCCACGATCAGCGAACGGCCCTCGCACACGACATATTGGCAGAATGAGTGCGAGAGCGGCGTGCGCGCTTTTTCAGCAACATCGCCCGTGAGGCCCTCACATGCAACGAAGTGCTGGTGGTCGGTGGAAACGAGGCTGACGAGCGATACCGGCACATCGACCAGCGCTGCAGCAATGCGGGTAAATTTCTGGAACGATTCTTCGTTCTTCAGTTTCAAGAGGCCGGTCTCTTCGAGGTCGGCAACTCTCTCGGGATCGTCTAAAGATTGTCCGGATGACATTTTCGCAAGTTAGTAGGTTTGCCAGTAAGGTCAAGCTGAGCCAACGCTATGGTGCCGTATAATAACGCATCAGGGCCAACTCGACGGCTGTGGCGTAGCGCTCTACCAGTAGGTCTGGTCCATTGGAAAACTGCGTATAAAAGTCCACCGTGTTCGCCACACTTGGCTCCAGGAAAACCGTGGGGCAGCGGAAAAGACGGTTGGCCATCAGGTTACGAGCCCAGACATAGGGGTCTTCGTTGACGCGCACGGCGTTACTGCCGGAGTATGTGTAGGGCGGTTGCGGGTCGACTTCGGCAAAGGCAAGAGACATCGCGCTGGCCAGGCCGCGCTCTTCACGCCAGCTGCCGCTGAGCATTTTTTCGAGCATGCCGAGGCGTTGGTCGTCGTAGCTGAGCTCGTCCGCGCTGTAGGCACCGTTAATTAAATAATGCGCGTAGCCGGCGTCAGCCAGTTCCTTGCCCTTAGGGGCGGTGGTCCCGTCGACATGCAGGCACAGCATGATGTCGGGCTGGATGTCTTCATTGACGATTTTCGCGCGCGCCTTGATCTCACTCACTCGGTAAAAGAGCAGGCGGGCGAGGGCGTCGATCTTTCGTTCGCGGTCCTTGAGATCGATCTCTAGACCGGGCGTCAGTTCGCGCTCAGCCACAAGTTGCGCGGCCAGGGGGCGGAGTGTTTCCGGCGTGTCCGAGGTGACGGGTTGGTCGCTGCTGCGGGTTAAGGTAACCGCCGCACCGAGCGCTTCGAGGCGTGGCTTTAAGACCCGTGCCACTTCTAAGACAAAGTCACCTTCGCGGAATAGTGGGCCCTCGCCAGCGCGCCAGCTGCGGTGCTCCATCGCGGCAAACTCCCCACCGATATGACCAGGATCGAGTGCGATCTTCAGCCCAGCAAGGGGGAGTGCGCTTTCGTCGCTTGGGCGTTCGTCGAGCCACTCGGATCGCGTCCGCCAGTAGCGGGGAGGGCGGGCCGGGGTGTCTTCAAATTTCCGAAATGCGATGGCCAGCCGCGCGGCGTCTTCTGCGCTGCGCTTGACGAGTACGCGTTCCTTTTCGATGACGATCCAGTCCTTGGCTGCCTCATTGGGCGCAAACTGGCTCTCCAGCAACCAGCGAAAATCGCTGGCTGTGACTTGGGCTTGATATTCATCGAGCCGCGACCACTCTGGGGCATCACCCATCGAGGTCAGCTTTTCCGCCATCAGGCTGACCGCCGAGCATAAAATCAAAATCGCCATCCACCGCATCCCGAACACATTGCCCGCATGATCATCGCCGAACAACTGGAAAATGCTGCCGCTCAACTTTCTGCCGCGGTCGATTCGCTCAGCTTCAGTGAGCCCGTCACACACGTGTATAATCCCTTGGCTTATGCCTGGGAATCGCACCGCCAATACATCCGCCGTTTTGGTAGCTCGAAGAAGAAAGTAGTCCTGCTGGGCATGAACCCGGGCCCGTTTGGCATGGCGCAAACCGGCGTGCCTTTTGGGGAGATCGCCGCCGTGCGCGACTGGATGGGCATTAACGAAGTCGTTGGCAAACCGCGGACGGAGCACCCGAAGCGCCCGGTGGACGGCTTTGAGTGCCCGAAGAGCGAGGTGAGCGGCCGTCGTCTCTGGGGCCTGATGCAGGAGCGTTTTGGTGCGCCGGAAAACTTTTTCGCCGACCACTATGTGATCAACTACTGCCCGCTGCTGTTTCTGGATGGAGCCGATGGCAAGTGCCGTAACTTAACCCCGGACAAGCTCAAGGCTGCCGACGTGAAGGACATGTATGCGGCTTGCGATGATCACTTGCGCGCGATTCTCGATGCGCTGCAGCCAGAGTGGCTGATCGGCGTGGGTGGCTTTGGAGAGCAAAAATTGAAAGACCTCAACTGGGAGCAACCGCATCAGGTTGGCCGTATCTTGCACCCGAGCCCAGCGAGCCCGGCGGCGAACCGTGGCTGGTCCGAAGCTGCAACCAAGCAGATGGAAAAGCTCGGCGTTTGGTAGGGCGTTTTTTCCTGTTTTAAAATCTCGTCAAGCATGCTTCTGCTCGTGCTTCAGCAGCCACTGTTTGCGGACGAGTCCACCGGCGTAGCCACCGAGTTCACCGCTGGCGTTGATCACGCGGTGGCAGGGGATGATGATGGCCAACTGATTGCAGCCATTGGCCGTGGCGACAGCGCGAAAGCCCGTGGGCTTGCCGATGTTTTGGGCGAGGTCGGCATAGGCCCAGGTCGTGGCGTAGGGGATCGTCATTAGTGAGCGCCAGACCGTCTGCTGAAACTCTGTGCCGCAAAGTTTCAGTGGCGTTTGGAACGTCTGCAGCTTCCCTGCGAAATAGTCGCGTAGCTCTTGCTCGATTTGCGCAGTAATTGCGGTGCGGCCGGGAGTGATCGCCACCTTGCGCTTTTCGCGCAGGCGTTCGACTTCGCGCTCCAGCCCGCGCC
This is a stretch of genomic DNA from Cerasicoccus sp. TK19100. It encodes these proteins:
- a CDS encoding ABC transporter permease, coding for MLSLRMTKLLLRRLLETIPVLFILATMAFFMMRAAPGTPFDKEKEVAPHIREAWEKQYGLDQPMLVQYGQFLGVSPRPNGEYRGLLHGDLGVSTTYTGWDVDELMAQKIPISLELGFYSLVIAMLIGVSAGVLAAWRPHTLTDHLPMSLAMLGICLPTFVIGPLLILYFALDLQWFNVSGWTFASDRVLPSLTLGLFYAAYLARLTRGSMLEVRNMDYMRTALAKGVSGWRVYGVHGLRNGILPVISFLGPAAAGLISGSFVVETIFRIPGLGRFFVEAAINRDAMLVIGCALFYATLLVVLNMLAEIVQAAMNPKLRFA
- a CDS encoding ArsR/SmtB family transcription factor encodes the protein MVNSSIDLNLIFSALADPTRREILTVLRAGQQAVSDLASRFSMSAPAVSKHLRVLERAGLLSREKAGRTHWISLDAEPLAEANEWIERYRIFWESNFDALDRYLEETDPGNESFNKESTSNQHK
- a CDS encoding SRPBCC domain-containing protein — translated: MTTILEATDNTLQLQRTFKASIDRVWAAWTDQNQVYRWFGCPDSKGLRATVDLQVGGVYSVTLFTHGKEMTMDGKITELAAPNRLKLSWRWVGDAEMEQLPVTEILIEMSSVAEGTQVKLTHTGFPNADVCNEHQKGWTASLERVGDFVDSAEAEIFAAIEQWDAAVAKKDGAEIIKDYVADASLFDIGSQVDSAQGIKELWEHCFPFFGDTITVHRKDVKIKVMGESALLTCLSRCTGMQIPEGQETDMMKSWFRTSVVYQKIDGQWKVIHEHISMPIDCMQEKPAYILD
- a CDS encoding GAF domain-containing sensor histidine kinase, coding for MSSGQSLDDPERVADLEETGLLKLKNEESFQKFTRIAAALVDVPVSLVSLVSTDHQHFVACEGLTGDVAEKARTPLSHSFCQYVVCEGRSLIVEDARKDPRLCDNGAIEDLNVIAYLGVPIRSGRFNVLGSFCVIDTKPRKWSDEEINEIADLAHVVGHEIDLRRKTRELEQTNQQLKEAEARNDELIQMMLHDLRNPLFGITGGLSMLADSSALTDTDREAISICEDSCRQMNYLLGEILETNKMRLTHLNVEKKSLNAVEFLTPIIEREEMTAKASSITFTADVSDKLNTIQADEGILRRTMQNILVNAFKYTPKGGKVSLSAYSENGHVVFAVSDTGPGISEKERKSIFEKYSVGDSGKKSKNEIIGLGLTFCKAAVEQHGGQISVESELGKGSTFYISLPQQ
- a CDS encoding N-acetylmuramoyl-L-alanine amidase; translated protein: MAILILCSAVSLMAEKLTSMGDAPEWSRLDEYQAQVTASDFRWLLESQFAPNEAAKDWIVIEKERVLVKRSAEDAARLAIAFRKFEDTPARPPRYWRTRSEWLDERPSDESALPLAGLKIALDPGHIGGEFAAMEHRSWRAGEGPLFREGDFVLEVARVLKPRLEALGAAVTLTRSSDQPVTSDTPETLRPLAAQLVAERELTPGLEIDLKDRERKIDALARLLFYRVSEIKARAKIVNEDIQPDIMLCLHVDGTTAPKGKELADAGYAHYLINGAYSADELSYDDQRLGMLEKMLSGSWREERGLASAMSLAFAEVDPQPPYTYSGSNAVRVNEDPYVWARNLMANRLFRCPTVFLEPSVANTVDFYTQFSNGPDLLVERYATAVELALMRYYTAP
- a CDS encoding uracil-DNA glycosylase family protein, producing the protein MIAEQLENAAAQLSAAVDSLSFSEPVTHVYNPLAYAWESHRQYIRRFGSSKKKVVLLGMNPGPFGMAQTGVPFGEIAAVRDWMGINEVVGKPRTEHPKRPVDGFECPKSEVSGRRLWGLMQERFGAPENFFADHYVINYCPLLFLDGADGKCRNLTPDKLKAADVKDMYAACDDHLRAILDALQPEWLIGVGGFGEQKLKDLNWEQPHQVGRILHPSPASPAANRGWSEAATKQMEKLGVW